The Trichosurus vulpecula isolate mTriVul1 chromosome 3, mTriVul1.pri, whole genome shotgun sequence genome includes a window with the following:
- the TTF1 gene encoding transcription termination factor 1, which translates to MDEESGRFQINTPDFVKKKHRESSETEGKNNEFNREDLNDSLLLFDEPSQRTTDQADSQFLSSTCTRSEICSGNEILKDVTTTKKRKKKKVVTCDIQEEMGVICVLVNKENIANMERENFRKDVDVVYIDKKKGKVFPRSNEKDELHSISEADKNELKDPDPKFKDKLHKVSSRKGNFNDIQKSSHESFHSQEQESTFCLERGEIGEPLVSTDTVRLSKSQNKSKRSSNKNHVKSKDISTSDENLVTMHTNGTQVVNEVSALEDDRTLEEDRVKSVKKNKKKDKTSHETDQVTVHEFSVPHVSSVGDQMKTGNSVSNVDTLQGDSTFSECNTELVRKKKKKQNTSSKNDQALADNFSVPTMNYVDMPSDQVLGVANDIETWEGNGTFSESNVESVRKKKKKRRTSNKNDTVPMDDFSVPDMNSLDIPSNSVNSMKTVEGDSILSESNVEPVRKKKKKHKTSSRNDRATANDFSALEMSSTNVPSNQIEVVGVADCSIETLEDDSTLVESVRKKKRKRKRESSHKNKPCTSSVDVPSDQMEKTSVNVETWEDGSTFNESNGESIRKKKKKRKISTENDQAPAGDFLVSGPSSVDWPFDHMKLHDKINNSETLENNDAHIESIGESVRTKKKKQKSSSKNDQAPAGDFSVPCTNSVDRSSKQDQIKTGDSVNNKAVEGAVNLSESNVESRKKKKKQKTSAKNEQGSAGDFSVPGPSSVDRSSNHVKTNKINNTEFLESDGTLIESNGEFVRKKKKKAKTSTKEQGLGDDFSAPDMSSVANPSDLKEIGNRFSTETVETENTLNNGESVRKKKRKQKPSAKNEQALTKDYSVPGPSSVDGPSDQVKTGGAVNNTDTLEGESTLNESNVESGRKKKRKRKTSTTKDQEPVDDSSVPGMSSMDAPSGQRKAIHRTDNMTNSESGDTLDERGKDTRRKKKKKESHSEKTNVEIEERLVSTNEERRNLEEADNSDLENLSESLIDLDVDLDTAVKKLQEFIPNVKERAPATIKRMYRDDLKRFQQFKEQGMPIKFGKFSAKENEQLRKNVEDFLALTGIETADKLLHTDRYPEEKSVITDLKRKHQFRCHIGEGIPRPWKLVYYRAKKMFDINNYKGRYSKKDTQKLKKYQSIHGNDWKKIGEMVSRSSLSVALKFSQISNKINRGPWSKAETRRLIKAVEEVILKKLSPKELEDIDSRLQEDSSPESLSILRKQLYQGISWVEVEAKVETRNWMQCKSKWPEILTKRMTNGKVVYRGTNALRAKINLIERLYQTNAQEANEVNWEYVAGAIGDVPPSYAQSKFYKLKATCVPLWQKKTFPEIIDFLYQTSRPLLEQRLKRKLEKEGTTVQEPEVPRQSFRFKDIFFCESDSEEEDREESS; encoded by the exons ATGGATGAAGAATCTGGCAGATTTCAAATTAATACTCCAGATTTTGTGAAGAAAAAACACAGAGAGAGTTCTGAAACTGAGGGAAAGAATAACGAATTTAACAGGGAAGATCTCAATGACTCTCTCCTGCTCTTTGATGAACCATCTCAAAGGACAACGGACCAAGCAGATTCTCAGTTCCTCAGTTCTACTTGTACCAGATCAGAAATTTGCAGTGGTAATGAAATCCTAAAGGATGTCActacaaccaaaaaaagaaaaaagaaaaaagtagtcaCCTGTGATATACAGGAGGAAATGGGGGTAATATGTGTCCTTGTgaataaagaaaatattgcaaatatggaaagggagaattttagaaaagatgttGATGTTGTTTACATAgataagaaaaaagggaaagtgtttccaagatcaaatgaaaaagatgaactgCATTCAATTTCTGAAGCTGATAAAAATGAGTTAAAAGATCCAGATCCCAAATTTAAGGACAAACTCCATAAAGTCAGTAGTAGGAAGGGAAATTTCAATGATATACAGAAGAGCTCTCATGAGAGCTTCCATTCCCAAGAGCAAGAATCTACCTTTTGTTTAGAAAGAGGTGAGATTGGCGAACCATTAGTATCTACTGATACAGTGAGATTGTCAAAGTCCCAGAACAAAAGCAAAAGGTCTTCAAATAAAAACCATGTGAAATCTAAGGATATTTCCACATCTGATGAAAACCTTGTGACCATGCACACCAATGGGACACAAGTGGTCAATGAAGTTAGTGCATTAGAGGATGATAGGACCCTTGAGGAAGATAGAGTAAAAtctgtcaagaaaaacaaaaaaaaggataagACCTCACATGAAACTGATCAGGTGACTGTTCATGAGTTTTCAGTGCCCCATGTGAGCTCTGTAGGTGACCAAATGAAAACAGGCAATAGTGTTAGTAATGTGGACACTCTGCAGGGTGATAGCACCTTTAGTGAATGCAATACAGAATtggtcagaaaaaagaaaaagaagcaaaacacttcaTCTAAAAATGATCAAGCACTTGCTGACAATTTTTCAGTGCCTACGATGAACTATGTGGATATGCCTTCTGACCAAGTACTTGGGGTAGCTAATGACATTGAGACTTGGGAGGGCAATGGCACCTTTAGTGAAAGTAATGTGGAATctgtcaggaaaaagaaaaaaaagagaaggacttcaaataaaaatgatacaGTGCCTATGGATGATTTTTCAGTGCCTGATATGAACTCTCTGGATATACCATCCAATAGTGTTAATAGTATGAAGACTGTAGAGGGAGATAGCATCCTCAGTGAAAGCAATGTGGAACccgtaagaaaaaagaaaaagaagcataagACTTCATCTAGAAATGATAGAGCAACTGCTAATGATTTTTCAGCGCTTGAGATGAGTTCTACGAATGTGCCTTCCAACCAAATCGAAGTGGTTGGTGTAGCTGATTGTAGCATTGAGACTCTTGAGGATGATAGCACCCTTGTGGAATctgtcaggaaaaagaaaagaaagagaaagagagagagttcaCATAAAAATAAGCCTTGTACAAGCTCCGTGGATGTGCCATCCGACCAGATGGAAAAAACCAGTGTTAACGTTGAAACTTGGGAGGATGGTAGCACTTTTAATGAAAGCAATGGGGAATctatcagaaaaaagaaaaagaagcgaAAGATTTCCACCGAAAATGATCAGGCACCTGCTGGTGACTTTTTAGTGTCTGGTCCAAGCTCTGTGGATTGGCCTTTTGACCATATGAAATTGCACGATAAGATTAATAACAGTGAGACTCTGGAGAATAATGATGCACACATTGAAAGCATTGGGGAATCTgtcagaacaaagaaaaagaagcaaaagtctTCATCAAAAAATGATCAGGCACCTGCTGGTGACTTTTCTGTACCATGTACAAATTCTGTGGATAGGTCTTCCAAACAAGACCAAATAAAAACTGGTGATAGTGTTAACAATAAGGCTGTGGAGGGTGCTGTCAACCTTAGTGAAAGCAATGTGGaatccaggaaaaagaaaaaaaagcaaaagacctcAGCTAAAAATGAGCAGGGATCTGCTGGTGACTTTTCAGTACCTGGTCCAAGCTCTGTGGATAGGTCTTCTAACCATGTGAAAACAAACAAGATTAATAACACTGAGTTCCTGGAAAGTGATGGAACCCTTATTGAAAGCAACGGGGAATTTGTccggaaaaagaaaaagaaggcaaagaCTTCAACTAAGGAACAGGGATTGGGTGATGATTTTTCAGCTCCTGACATGAGCTCTGTGGCTAACCCTTCTGACCTTAAGGAAATAGGTAATAGGTTTAGCACTGAGACTGTGGAGACTGAGAACACCCTTAACAATGGGGAGTctgtcaggaaaaagaaaagaaagcaaaagcctTCAGCTAAAAATGAGCAGGCCCTCACTAAAGACTACTCAGTACCTGGTCCAAGCTCTGTGGATGGGCCTTCTGACCAGGTAAAGACAGGTGGTGCTGTTAACAACACTGACACCTTGGAGGGTGAAAGTACTCTTAATGAAAGCAATGTGGAGtctggaaggaaaaagaaaagaaagagaaaaacttcAACTACAAAGGATCAAGAACCTGTGGATGACTCTTCAGTTCCTGGTATGAGCTCTATGGATGCACCCTCTGGCCAAAGAAAAGCAATCCACAGAACTGATAACATGACAAATTCAGAGAGTGGTGACACTCTtgatgagagagggaaagacaccaggagaaagaagaagaagaaagaatctcACTCAGAAAAAACAAATGTAGAAATTGAGGAGAG gTTAGtatctacaaatgaggaaagaaggaacttGGAAGAAGCTGACAATTCAGATTTGGAAAATTTGTCTGAGAGTTTGATAGATCTAGATGTTGACTTGGATACTGCAGTAAAGAAGCTCCAAGAGTTTATTCCTAATGTGAAGGAAAGAGCCCCTGCTACAATAAAGCGAATGTATAGGGATGACTTAAAACGGTTTCAGCAATTTAAAGAACAAG GTATGCCTATTAAATTTGGCAAATTTTCtgcaaaggaaaatgaacaaCTACGGAAAAATGTGGAAGATTTTTTAGCACTGACTGGAATTGAGACTGCGGACAAACTGCTGCATACAGACAGATATCCAGAGGAGAAATCTGTTATCACAGACTTAAAAAGAAAGCACCAATTTAGGTGCCACATTG GTGAAGGTATTCCCCGGCCATGGAAATTAGTATATTATAGagcaaaaaaaatgtttgataTCAACAATTATAAAGGCAG aTATAGTAAAAAGGACACTCAGAAGTTAAAGAAGTACCAGTCCATACATGGAAATGATTGGAAAAAGATTGGTGAGATGGTGTCCCGCAGTAGCCTCTCTGTGGCACTGAAATTCTCTCAGATTAGCAATA AGATAAATCGTGGTCCTTGGAGTAAAGCAGAAACTCGCAGACTAATTAAAGCTGTTGAAGAGGTGATTCTAAAGAAGCTGTCACCAAAGGAGTTGGAAGACATAGACTCTCGGCTCCAAGAAGACAGTTCCCCAGAATCTTTATCAATTTTGCGGAAACAGCTCTACCAGGGCATATCTTGGGTAGAAGTAGAAGCCAAAGTAGAGACGAGAAATTGGATGCAGTGTAAAAGTAAGTG GCCTGAAATTCTAACCAAGCGGATGACCAATGGGAAGGTTGTGTACCGTGGGACAAATGCTCTGCGTGCCAAAATCAACCTTATTGAAag GTTGTATCAAACAAATGCACAAGAAGCTAATGAAGTTAATTGGGAATACGTTGCTGGTGCCATTGG